In Alphaproteobacteria bacterium US3C007, one genomic interval encodes:
- the grxC gene encoding glutaredoxin 3 — MQTIEIYTTPFCGYCLAAKRLLKQKKAPFHEIDLSKNPDRRKEMQKRAEGGRTVPQIFIGELHIGGCDELYQLEQAKKLDALLNAA; from the coding sequence ATGCAAACCATTGAAATTTATACCACGCCATTTTGTGGCTATTGCTTGGCCGCCAAACGCCTTTTGAAGCAAAAAAAGGCGCCGTTTCACGAAATCGACCTGAGCAAAAACCCCGATCGGCGCAAAGAAATGCAAAAACGCGCCGAAGGGGGCCGCACGGTGCCTCAGATTTTTATCGGCGAACTACATATTGGCGGCTGCGATGAGCTTTACCAACTTGAACAGGCCAAAAAACTGGACGCCTTGCTTAACGCGGCATGA
- a CDS encoding ComF family protein has product MKPTLFETMLRSLYPPCCLLCAAPVDRDFGLCPPCWRDMPFISQPACMFCGMPIAADKLEGPTPCDSCFRAPPAWEAGRAALLYQRSAKGLILAMKHGDRTDCFKPAASWLFAACQDLLTPDTIVTAVPLHWRRYLNRKYNQAAFLGQHVARLANISYEPFLLKRHRATAPLDTASSAERRARMQNTIVLNPARAQALYNKPVLIIDDVMTSGATLTAATQACRAGQPQKISVAILARTPKNDY; this is encoded by the coding sequence ATGAAACCAACGCTTTTTGAAACCATGTTACGCAGTCTTTATCCGCCCTGCTGCCTGCTTTGCGCTGCACCCGTGGACCGAGATTTCGGATTATGTCCGCCCTGTTGGCGCGATATGCCCTTTATCAGCCAGCCCGCCTGCATGTTTTGCGGAATGCCCATAGCCGCTGATAAGCTTGAGGGGCCCACCCCCTGCGATTCTTGCTTTCGCGCCCCGCCAGCTTGGGAGGCCGGACGCGCGGCGCTATTGTATCAACGCAGCGCAAAGGGGTTAATCCTTGCGATGAAGCATGGTGATAGAACCGATTGTTTTAAACCCGCCGCGTCTTGGCTTTTCGCGGCCTGCCAAGATCTTTTGACCCCCGATACAATCGTCACAGCCGTACCTTTGCATTGGCGGCGCTATCTAAACAGAAAATACAATCAGGCGGCTTTCTTGGGGCAGCACGTGGCGCGACTGGCCAATATTTCATATGAGCCGTTTTTGTTAAAGCGCCACCGCGCAACAGCCCCGTTGGACACCGCATCCAGTGCAGAACGCCGTGCGCGGATGCAAAACACCATCGTATTGAACCCGGCTCGGGCGCAGGCGCTTTATAACAAACCGGTTTTGATCATTGATGACGTGATGACATCAGGGGCTACGTTAACCGCCGCGACGCAGGCTTGCCGCGCCGGCCAACCTCAAAAAATTAGCGTAGCGATACTGGCGCGCACGCCCAAAAACGATTACTAG
- a CDS encoding methyltransferase domain-containing protein, with protein sequence MSVPAPLIDRSALLRQRARQQRSRPDFLQVAALEDLQDRLLMVTKAFTDMVIITADPEIWAAAYPQARVISDDDVLDLAPNSCDLIVHALALHWANDPLGQLIQCRRALRGDGLLLAALLGGRSLFQLRSALAEAEIAVMGGVSPRVLPMAEIRELGSLLQRAGLALPVADSFEITAQYQDLRHIMHDLRAMGETNAQQARLKKFAPRRLFETAQDIYAEHFAHPDGLLPVLFEMIWLTGWAPDASQQQPLRPGSAQTRLSDALQVPERPLQD encoded by the coding sequence ATGAGCGTACCCGCCCCTTTGATTGATCGATCTGCGCTTTTGCGCCAGCGCGCCAGACAGCAGCGCAGCCGCCCTGATTTTTTGCAGGTTGCAGCTCTTGAAGATCTGCAAGATCGCCTGCTAATGGTTACAAAAGCCTTTACGGATATGGTGATTATTACCGCAGATCCTGAAATATGGGCAGCGGCTTACCCGCAGGCACGGGTGATTTCAGATGACGATGTTTTGGATCTTGCGCCAAATAGCTGTGATTTGATCGTGCATGCCTTGGCGCTGCATTGGGCGAATGATCCGTTGGGGCAATTGATTCAATGCCGCCGCGCTTTGCGCGGTGATGGGCTTCTCTTGGCGGCCTTATTGGGCGGGCGCAGTTTGTTTCAGTTGCGCAGCGCTTTGGCTGAGGCAGAAATTGCCGTGATGGGCGGGGTGTCTCCACGCGTTTTGCCAATGGCCGAAATTCGTGAATTGGGAAGCTTGCTGCAGCGTGCGGGCTTGGCGCTGCCCGTGGCGGACAGTTTTGAAATCACCGCCCAATATCAAGATTTGCGGCATATCATGCACGATCTTCGGGCAATGGGCGAAACCAACGCGCAACAGGCGCGTTTGAAAAAATTTGCCCCACGCAGGCTTTTTGAAACCGCACAAGATATCTATGCCGAACATTTTGCGCATCCTGACGGTCTTCTACCGGTGCTTTTTGAAATGATTTGGTTAACCGGCTGGGCACCGGATGCATCGCAGCAACAGCCCTTGCGCCCCGGATCGGCGCAAACGCGGCTGTCCGATGCGTTGCAGGTGCCCGAAAGGCCTCTGCAAGATTGA
- the hemH gene encoding ferrochelatase has protein sequence MFDATVPAACPVHAAPDHPKVPQQKVGILLANLGTPDNYDYWSMRRYLGEFLSDRRVIDYSPWLWQPLLQLVILTSRPFRSGAAYKSIWNEADDESPLMTITRNQTDKIKTELHKRYGESVMVDFCMRYGNPSTQSKVREMTAAGCSKILFFPLYPHYAGATSATANDQFFRALMQEKWQPSARTVAPYFDHPEYIDALAKSVERAYAAAEKKPDVLVCSYHGVPRRYLLEGDPYHCQCQKTTRLLKERLGWQDTEIRTTFQSKFGPEEWLKPYTVEEVARLAEEEGKKNIAVIAPAFSADCIETLEEINEEIKESFEEAGGEDFLYIPCLNDDPEHVSALCTVIDENLHGWAG, from the coding sequence ATGTTTGACGCCACGGTTCCAGCCGCCTGCCCTGTGCATGCCGCGCCAGATCACCCGAAAGTACCACAGCAAAAGGTGGGCATTTTATTGGCCAATCTGGGCACTCCGGATAATTATGATTATTGGTCAATGCGCCGCTATCTGGGCGAGTTTCTATCGGACCGGCGGGTGATCGATTATTCGCCCTGGCTGTGGCAGCCGCTGTTGCAATTGGTCATTCTAACCTCGCGTCCATTTCGTTCGGGCGCGGCTTATAAGTCGATTTGGAATGAGGCCGACGATGAAAGCCCGCTGATGACCATCACCCGAAATCAAACCGATAAAATCAAAACAGAGCTGCATAAACGCTATGGCGAATCGGTGATGGTTGATTTCTGCATGCGCTATGGCAACCCTTCCACTCAATCAAAAGTGCGCGAAATGACGGCAGCAGGCTGCAGCAAAATCCTGTTTTTCCCGCTCTACCCGCATTATGCAGGGGCCACTTCCGCGACCGCAAATGATCAGTTTTTTCGCGCTTTGATGCAAGAGAAATGGCAGCCATCGGCGCGCACTGTGGCGCCTTATTTTGATCATCCAGAATATATTGATGCGCTGGCAAAGTCGGTTGAGCGGGCCTATGCCGCAGCGGAAAAAAAGCCTGATGTTCTCGTGTGCTCTTATCACGGCGTGCCACGGCGGTATTTGCTTGAAGGCGATCCCTATCATTGCCAATGTCAAAAAACCACGCGGCTTCTCAAAGAGCGGTTGGGCTGGCAAGATACGGAAATAAGAACAACCTTCCAGTCAAAATTTGGCCCCGAAGAATGGCTGAAGCCGTACACCGTAGAAGAGGTGGCCCGGCTTGCCGAGGAAGAGGGTAAAAAGAACATCGCGGTGATCGCGCCCGCGTTTTCTGCCGATTGCATCGAAACTCTCGAAGAGATCAATGAAGAAATTAAAGAAAGCTTTGAAGAAGCGGGCGGCGAAGATTTTCTTTATATTCCGTGCCTCAATGATGACCCAGAGCATGTGAGCGCGTTATGCACGGTGATTGACGAAAACCTCCATGGCTGGGCGGGATGA
- a CDS encoding NADP-dependent oxidoreductase, producing MDKPTMQHIVLSQRPEGPARENHFRLETKPMPVPAQDDVLVELAYLSVDPYMRGRMDDVRSYAKPVALGSTMEGGAVGRVIASRSAGFEIGDYVMGPFGWASHGCCPAAHLRKLDTSIAPISTALGVLGMPGFTGWYGFEKLGRPKRGETLVVAAATGPVGSMVGQLANAAGLRAIGIAGGAKKCALAIERFGFEQCLDHTAFATSKDLRAALKSACPDGVDIYFENVAGKVLEAVMPLMNTGGRIPICGLISWYDEGALGGHAAGGAQDNLPKFWRSILVKRLSINGFIISDHWALFDAFLADITPRVAAEEIRFYEDITEGLENAPKALTGLLNGQNFGKQLIKL from the coding sequence ATGGATAAGCCGACAATGCAGCATATTGTTCTATCCCAACGCCCCGAAGGCCCCGCCCGTGAAAACCATTTTCGGCTTGAAACCAAACCCATGCCCGTGCCAGCGCAAGACGACGTTCTGGTTGAGCTTGCCTATCTTTCGGTTGATCCCTACATGCGCGGGCGCATGGATGATGTGAGATCCTATGCAAAGCCAGTTGCTTTGGGCAGCACGATGGAGGGCGGCGCGGTTGGACGGGTTATCGCGTCGCGCAGCGCCGGTTTTGAAATTGGGGATTACGTGATGGGCCCCTTTGGATGGGCCAGCCATGGCTGTTGTCCGGCGGCCCATTTGCGCAAGCTGGATACAAGCATAGCGCCGATCAGCACGGCGCTGGGGGTTCTGGGTATGCCCGGATTTACCGGCTGGTACGGGTTTGAAAAACTGGGCCGCCCCAAACGCGGGGAAACGCTTGTGGTGGCCGCGGCCACCGGCCCGGTTGGATCTATGGTAGGGCAATTGGCAAACGCCGCAGGCCTGCGCGCCATTGGTATCGCCGGAGGGGCAAAAAAATGCGCCTTGGCCATTGAGCGTTTTGGGTTCGAGCAATGTTTGGACCATACCGCTTTTGCAACCTCAAAAGATCTGCGCGCAGCGCTGAAAAGCGCCTGCCCCGACGGGGTCGATATTTATTTTGAAAATGTGGCTGGCAAAGTTCTAGAGGCCGTTATGCCTCTGATGAATACGGGCGGCCGCATTCCGATCTGCGGCTTGATCAGTTGGTATGATGAGGGGGCTTTGGGGGGGCATGCAGCCGGCGGGGCTCAGGATAACCTGCCCAAGTTTTGGCGCAGCATTCTGGTCAAACGGCTTTCAATCAACGGCTTTATAATCTCAGATCACTGGGCGCTTTTTGATGCATTCCTGGCGGATATTACGCCGCGGGTGGCGGCGGAAGAGATCCGGTTTTACGAAGATATCACAGAAGGGCTTGAAAACGCCCCCAAAGCTTTGACCGGCCTGTTAAATGGGCAGAATTTCGGAAAACAGCTGATCAAGCTTTAG
- a CDS encoding PaaI family thioesterase, with translation MTSQSPPQEAPYPLQRHLGFSVTDWRIDYCRLELPLQGFLMNRQGIPHGGIHATLMDTAMGFSGCFSDDPERPRYAMTLNLSVNFLGLPEGDLLITQAWRTGGGQSTFFADAKVTDENQTVLASATGVFRYRKKFTKGPNHG, from the coding sequence ATGACCTCTCAAAGCCCCCCTCAAGAAGCCCCCTATCCTTTGCAGCGCCATTTAGGATTTAGCGTAACCGATTGGCGGATTGATTACTGCCGGCTTGAATTGCCGCTTCAAGGCTTTTTAATGAACCGGCAAGGCATTCCACATGGTGGCATACACGCAACATTGATGGATACGGCAATGGGGTTTTCGGGCTGCTTTTCGGATGATCCAGAACGCCCCCGCTATGCCATGACGCTAAACTTATCGGTCAATTTCCTTGGCTTGCCAGAAGGGGATTTGCTGATCACGCAAGCCTGGCGCACCGGCGGCGGACAAAGTACGTTTTTTGCCGATGCCAAAGTCACCGATGAAAATCAAACCGTTTTGGCCAGCGCAACGGGCGTGTTTCGCTATCGCAAAAAATTTACGAAAGGCCCAAACCATGGATAA
- a CDS encoding phosphotransferase family protein encodes MTDHTPLDTDAVALWMADHIKGFQGPVSAIKFTLGQSNPTYALTAQSGRYVLRRKPPGILLKSAHAVEREFRVQNALSGSAVPVARMYKLCEDPSIIGSPFYVMDMIDGVTYNEPHLPDLAREKRRAIILEMNRVLGAIHNVDLSATGLTDFGPEGNYYRRQTDRWTKQYRASETETLPDMDALAAWLDQNMPVEDGQRSLVHGDYRLDNMLFAKDAPNCLAVLDWELSTLGHPYADLAGVLMQWSMPVGAQGRGLAGLARGAEGLMEDQEFIDLYCAQRGLAQIERFEFYLAFCYFRMAAILQGVKKRALEGNASNPEKAMQLAEHVPALASAGLQAAQGL; translated from the coding sequence ATGACGGATCACACCCCCCTTGATACGGATGCAGTGGCGCTGTGGATGGCCGACCACATAAAGGGGTTTCAAGGCCCGGTATCTGCCATAAAATTCACCCTTGGCCAATCCAATCCAACCTATGCGTTAACCGCGCAGTCAGGGCGCTATGTTTTGCGGCGCAAACCGCCCGGTATCTTGCTCAAATCTGCGCATGCGGTTGAGCGCGAATTTCGCGTGCAAAACGCACTCAGCGGCAGCGCAGTTCCAGTGGCCAGAATGTACAAGCTTTGTGAAGATCCCAGCATCATCGGATCGCCGTTTTACGTGATGGATATGATAGATGGGGTGACCTATAACGAGCCGCATCTGCCCGATCTCGCGCGCGAAAAACGGCGGGCGATTATTTTGGAAATGAACCGCGTCTTGGGCGCCATTCATAACGTTGATTTAAGCGCAACGGGGCTGACCGATTTTGGCCCTGAGGGAAATTATTACCGCCGCCAAACCGACCGTTGGACCAAACAATATCGCGCGAGTGAAACCGAAACGCTGCCAGATATGGACGCATTGGCCGCATGGCTTGATCAGAATATGCCCGTAGAAGACGGGCAGCGCAGCTTGGTGCATGGAGATTACCGGCTTGATAATATGCTGTTTGCAAAAGACGCGCCCAACTGCTTGGCCGTCTTGGATTGGGAATTGTCAACGCTGGGCCATCCCTATGCTGATTTGGCAGGCGTGCTTATGCAATGGTCGATGCCCGTGGGGGCGCAGGGGCGTGGCTTGGCAGGGCTTGCACGCGGCGCCGAAGGGTTAATGGAGGATCAAGAATTTATCGATCTTTACTGTGCCCAGCGCGGTTTGGCGCAAATCGAACGGTTTGAGTTCTATCTGGCCTTTTGTTATTTTCGAATGGCCGCTATCTTGCAGGGTGTGAAAAAGCGGGCGCTGGAGGGCAATGCCTCTAATCCTGAAAAAGCGATGCAATTGGCCGAACATGTTCCGGCATTGGCCAGCGCCGGCCTCCAAGCCGCGCAAGGCCTATAA
- a CDS encoding histidine phosphatase family protein: protein MAELYLIRHAQASFGAENYDQLSDLGHQQSQSLGKALADQGVSPDLFYAGDMQRHRETLEGIQAGLGHEKSPFILHTGLNEFDFTGLLNARFRKGGAPALMHKDRKVHFKTLRDTVLAWQQNQIEDPPESWGVFCARVEAARQAMMIEGPKTVLAVSSGGVIAQMIAALLQTPAKQQIKLQLQLKNCAVNRFIFSARSTYLHGFNETPHITAATAPLLSYS, encoded by the coding sequence ATGGCCGAGCTTTACCTAATTCGCCATGCGCAAGCCAGTTTTGGCGCAGAGAACTATGATCAATTATCCGACCTTGGCCATCAACAAAGCCAAAGCTTGGGCAAGGCCTTGGCCGATCAAGGCGTAAGCCCAGATCTTTTCTACGCGGGTGATATGCAGCGCCACCGCGAAACTTTAGAGGGTATTCAAGCCGGGCTAGGGCATGAAAAAAGCCCCTTTATTCTTCATACTGGTTTGAATGAATTTGATTTCACCGGGCTTCTAAACGCCCGGTTTCGCAAAGGCGGAGCGCCAGCGCTGATGCATAAAGACCGCAAAGTGCATTTCAAAACTCTGCGCGACACGGTTTTGGCTTGGCAGCAAAACCAAATCGAAGATCCACCAGAAAGCTGGGGCGTATTTTGCGCTCGGGTCGAAGCGGCGCGCCAAGCGATGATGATCGAAGGGCCCAAAACCGTGCTGGCAGTCAGCTCGGGGGGCGTGATTGCTCAAATGATCGCCGCGCTGTTGCAAACGCCCGCCAAACAGCAGATAAAATTGCAACTTCAATTGAAGAATTGCGCGGTCAATCGGTTTATTTTCTCGGCGCGCTCTACCTATCTTCACGGGTTTAATGAAACCCCGCATATCACCGCAGCCACCGCGCCGCTTTTATCTTACAGTTGA
- a CDS encoding MaoC family dehydratase, which produces MRSLSRKAFKACLGQTFAPSRWFQIDQSRIDAFAATTDDHQFIHVDPEAAAQTQFAGTIAHGFLTLSMLSAMYYDAVPAIDGAELGVNYGFNKLRFLSPVKAGAYVRGHFTLTTVRQIKDDQLTNIWDVSVEIKGQERPALVAEWIGQQYF; this is translated from the coding sequence ATGCGCAGCCTCTCACGGAAAGCGTTTAAAGCCTGTCTAGGGCAAACATTTGCCCCCTCCCGCTGGTTTCAGATTGATCAATCGCGCATCGATGCTTTCGCGGCCACCACCGATGATCATCAATTCATCCATGTTGATCCAGAGGCCGCCGCGCAAACGCAATTTGCGGGAACCATCGCGCATGGGTTTTTGACCCTATCGATGCTTTCAGCAATGTATTATGATGCCGTGCCCGCCATAGACGGCGCCGAACTCGGCGTGAATTACGGGTTTAATAAGCTGCGGTTTCTGTCACCTGTGAAAGCCGGGGCTTATGTGCGTGGACATTTCACTCTGACCACTGTGCGCCAAATAAAAGACGATCAACTCACCAATATCTGGGATGTCAGCGTTGAAATCAAAGGCCAAGAGCGCCCGGCCTTGGTGGCTGAATGGATTGGGCAACAATATTTTTAA
- a CDS encoding SDR family oxidoreductase, protein MLPSNLFDLTGKTALVTGGATGIGKMAATGLAAAGASVFIASRKGEDCRKTAADINALNFSGSVEGFAADIATQTGIEALINEVQKRTARLNILLNNAGRSWGAPLGVFPHDAWGKVLDLNVTGMFHLTQGLIEILAASAQPEDPSRVINLGSVMGEIPMGDQAYSYSVSKAGVHHMTKILAKELGARQITVNALAPGPFQSGMTKFAIGEDKGSARVAARVPAGRLGRPEDIAGAIQFLCGAGGAYITGAILPLSGGINVATGPSIFGED, encoded by the coding sequence ATGCTTCCATCGAACCTTTTTGATTTGACTGGCAAAACCGCTCTTGTAACGGGCGGTGCAACAGGGATCGGAAAAATGGCGGCAACGGGATTGGCCGCGGCGGGCGCCAGCGTGTTTATTGCCAGCCGTAAGGGCGAAGATTGCCGCAAAACCGCTGCCGACATAAATGCGCTGAATTTCTCCGGATCGGTGGAAGGCTTCGCCGCGGATATCGCCACTCAAACGGGCATTGAAGCCTTGATAAACGAAGTACAAAAAAGAACCGCACGGTTAAATATATTGCTGAACAATGCTGGGCGCAGCTGGGGCGCACCGCTGGGCGTCTTCCCGCATGACGCTTGGGGCAAAGTGCTTGATTTGAACGTCACGGGTATGTTTCACCTCACGCAAGGCCTGATCGAGATTTTGGCAGCCTCGGCGCAGCCAGAGGATCCATCGCGCGTGATCAATCTGGGCAGCGTGATGGGCGAAATCCCGATGGGTGATCAAGCCTATTCCTATTCTGTTTCGAAAGCCGGCGTACATCACATGACCAAGATTTTGGCCAAAGAGCTTGGTGCGCGCCAGATCACCGTCAATGCTTTAGCACCAGGGCCCTTTCAATCGGGTATGACCAAATTTGCCATTGGTGAAGACAAGGGCAGCGCCCGGGTGGCGGCGCGGGTTCCAGCGGGCCGGCTGGGGCGCCCCGAAGATATAGCAGGCGCCATTCAATTTTTATGCGGCGCCGGAGGCGCGTATATAACGGGGGCCATATTGCCGCTATCAGGCGGGATAAACGTTGCCACAGGCCCCTCAATATTTGGAGAGGATTAG
- a CDS encoding ribonuclease D, with protein MANFFYKDDLPDELDLGTVVAIDCETMGLNPHRDRLCLVQLSGGDGNAHLVQIAAEAAPAPNLCALLEDRDVLKLFHFGRFDIAAMYHAFGALAEPVYCTKIASKLIRTYTDRHGLKNLLQELLSVDISKFQQSSDWGAETLSDAQLDYAASDVLYLHQLRIALDTRLARENRSDLAARCFSFLPTRAQLDLAGWPEVDIFAH; from the coding sequence GTGGCCAATTTTTTCTACAAAGACGATTTGCCCGATGAATTGGATTTGGGCACGGTGGTCGCGATTGATTGCGAAACGATGGGCTTGAACCCGCATCGTGATCGGCTGTGCTTGGTGCAGCTTTCGGGCGGCGATGGCAATGCGCATTTGGTGCAAATCGCAGCTGAGGCTGCGCCCGCGCCAAATCTTTGCGCCTTGCTTGAAGATAGAGATGTTTTGAAGCTGTTTCATTTTGGTCGGTTTGATATTGCGGCTATGTATCACGCATTCGGAGCTTTGGCAGAGCCCGTTTATTGCACAAAAATCGCCAGTAAATTGATCCGCACCTATACAGATCGGCACGGGCTTAAGAACCTTTTGCAGGAATTGCTTTCGGTTGATATCTCAAAATTTCAGCAATCATCGGATTGGGGGGCTGAAACATTAAGCGACGCACAGTTGGATTATGCCGCATCTGACGTTCTTTACCTGCATCAGTTGCGCATCGCATTGGATACACGCTTGGCGCGTGAAAATCGCAGCGATCTGGCAGCGCGGTGCTTTTCGTTTTTACCAACGCGCGCGCAATTAGATCTTGCGGGCTGGCCCGAGGTCGATATTTTTGCACATTAA
- the lptA gene encoding lipopolysaccharide transport periplasmic protein LptA produces the protein MNKAVIIGLVGWAFIGVAIAQQGATGFGSVVADREKPIEISADQLAINDETGVTEFSGMVEILQGDLSLNADFVQATYTPGSGAIETLLATGEVILRSGEDEAKADRAEYAVDSDQIIMTGNVFVRQAGNNLSAERAEINLETGAATLSGRVKTVLGTGDD, from the coding sequence GTGAATAAAGCAGTTATTATTGGTCTTGTTGGCTGGGCGTTCATTGGAGTGGCAATTGCGCAGCAGGGCGCCACGGGGTTTGGATCTGTCGTGGCGGATCGTGAAAAGCCGATTGAAATTTCTGCGGATCAATTGGCCATTAATGATGAGACCGGGGTTACGGAATTCAGCGGGATGGTTGAAATTTTGCAAGGAGATTTATCCCTGAACGCCGATTTTGTGCAAGCGACATACACGCCGGGAAGCGGCGCCATAGAAACGCTTCTGGCAACGGGCGAGGTTATTTTGCGGTCTGGTGAAGACGAAGCCAAAGCCGATCGCGCTGAATATGCGGTCGATTCAGACCAAATCATCATGACGGGCAATGTTTTCGTGCGACAGGCGGGAAATAATTTGTCTGCCGAACGGGCTGAAATCAATCTTGAAACGGGCGCGGCGACGCTGAGCGGCCGTGTGAAAACCGTTTTGGGAACCGGCGATGACTGA
- the lptB gene encoding LPS export ABC transporter ATP-binding protein, producing MTEPEAHIAELASENPEIGLKIHGLRKSYRKRVVIRDVSMSLQRGEVVGLLGPNGSGKTTTFYAVAGLVSADGGKVSIDGDDITALPMYRRARMGIGYLPQEMSIFRGLNVEQNIGAILDLAIGDRHKRRERLEELLAEFSIEHLRRTPAIALSGGERRRVEIARCLAANPKYLLLDEPFAGVDPIAVGEIRQLVTDLKSRGIGVLITDHNVRETLELVDRVYILHDGKVLTSGKPEDVVQNDNVRQVYLGDAFRMR from the coding sequence ATGACTGAGCCGGAGGCCCATATTGCAGAGTTGGCTAGCGAGAACCCCGAAATCGGTTTGAAAATCCATGGCTTACGAAAAAGCTACCGAAAGCGTGTGGTTATTCGGGATGTATCAATGTCTTTACAGCGCGGTGAGGTTGTTGGTTTGTTGGGTCCGAACGGATCTGGAAAAACCACAACATTTTACGCAGTGGCTGGCTTAGTCTCTGCGGATGGCGGAAAAGTGAGCATCGATGGTGATGATATCACGGCGCTGCCGATGTATCGGCGGGCGCGGATGGGAATTGGCTACTTACCGCAAGAAATGTCGATTTTTCGCGGCTTAAACGTTGAACAGAATATCGGGGCTATTCTGGATCTCGCAATTGGCGATCGCCATAAACGGCGCGAAAGGCTGGAAGAGCTTCTTGCTGAGTTTTCAATCGAACATTTGCGGCGCACGCCCGCCATTGCTTTATCGGGCGGCGAAAGGCGACGCGTTGAAATCGCCCGTTGTTTGGCCGCCAATCCAAAATATTTGCTTTTGGATGAGCCCTTTGCCGGGGTTGATCCGATCGCTGTTGGGGAAATCCGGCAATTGGTCACGGATTTGAAATCGCGCGGAATTGGTGTGTTGATCACCGACCATAATGTTCGGGAAACGCTTGAACTGGTTGATCGGGTTTATATTTTGCACGATGGCAAGGTTTTGACGTCTGGCAAACCAGAAGATGTAGTGCAAAATGACAATGTACGCCAAGTTTATTTGGGCGATGCGTTTCGGATGCGATAG
- the raiA gene encoding ribosome-associated translation inhibitor RaiA produces the protein MRYQISGKQIDIGVSLQTHAKEALGVVIDKYAQRATDATVIFSRNAHEFVCEATLHLSSGLTAQAKAHDTEIYAAFDACNEKLEKQLRRYKRRLKNHHKERSEPVELSQAASYTLANDSGIDEAEPESLEPVIIAETEYDIASLSVGEAVMQMELKGSTFLMFRTEGKNSVNVVYRRDDGNIGWIEPR, from the coding sequence ATGCGGTATCAAATTTCAGGCAAACAAATCGACATTGGAGTATCGTTACAAACGCATGCAAAGGAGGCGTTAGGCGTTGTTATCGATAAATACGCGCAGCGGGCCACCGATGCCACGGTGATATTTTCCAGAAATGCGCATGAGTTTGTTTGTGAGGCGACCTTGCATCTTTCATCCGGTTTGACCGCGCAGGCTAAGGCGCATGATACTGAAATCTATGCAGCATTTGATGCCTGTAATGAGAAATTAGAGAAGCAATTACGCCGTTATAAACGGCGTTTAAAGAACCATCATAAAGAGCGCAGCGAACCGGTTGAACTTTCTCAAGCAGCCTCTTATACCCTCGCCAACGATTCTGGCATCGATGAAGCTGAGCCTGAGAGCTTGGAGCCAGTGATTATAGCGGAAACTGAATATGACATTGCGTCGCTCTCTGTGGGTGAGGCGGTGATGCAAATGGAACTCAAAGGCTCTACGTTCTTGATGTTTCGAACCGAAGGAAAAAACAGCGTTAATGTGGTGTATCGGCGCGACGATGGAAATATAGGGTGGATTGAACCACGATAA
- a CDS encoding PTS sugar transporter subunit IIA, translated as MELFDLLRPEAVRVMSKVSSKKRLIAALGDLAQSALGLDAGDTVAALQERESLGPTGVGNGVALPHARLPGVERVMGSFILLETPVMFDAVDQLPVDIVFALFAPQNAGFEHLSALAKVSRLLRDMDLRNKLRANPNSKTLYALLTEAQTMKAA; from the coding sequence ATGGAATTGTTTGATCTTCTGCGGCCAGAAGCGGTGCGGGTGATGTCCAAGGTGTCTAGCAAAAAGCGGCTGATTGCGGCGTTGGGCGATTTGGCGCAGTCTGCGCTGGGTTTGGATGCTGGCGATACCGTCGCCGCGCTGCAAGAGCGCGAAAGCTTGGGTCCGACCGGTGTGGGCAATGGTGTGGCTTTGCCGCATGCCCGCCTGCCGGGCGTTGAGCGGGTAATGGGCAGTTTCATCTTGCTGGAAACTCCGGTGATGTTTGATGCCGTGGATCAATTGCCGGTTGATATCGTGTTTGCGTTGTTTGCACCGCAAAATGCAGGGTTTGAGCATTTAAGCGCATTGGCAAAAGTGTCGCGGCTGTTGCGCGATATGGATCTGCGCAACAAGCTGAGGGCCAATCCGAATAGCAAAACGCTTTATGCCTTATTGACCGAGGCCCAAACGATGAAGGCCGCTTAA